A genomic window from Sphingobacterium spiritivorum includes:
- the rsfS gene encoding ribosome silencing factor — translation MVKNKNVGLSSKLAEIAVHGMQEKKGNEIVRLDLRNINSSVSDYFVICHADSTTQVNAIAKSVEEEIFKAFGQDPWHKEGHGNGEWILIDFVDVVVHIFKTEKRSHYGIEDLWGDADVKTYQSA, via the coding sequence ATGGTTAAAAATAAAAACGTAGGATTATCTTCAAAGCTGGCCGAGATTGCTGTTCATGGAATGCAGGAAAAAAAGGGAAATGAAATAGTACGGCTTGATTTGAGAAATATTAACAGTTCCGTCTCCGATTATTTTGTAATTTGCCATGCAGACTCCACTACACAGGTCAATGCGATCGCTAAAAGTGTCGAAGAAGAGATTTTCAAAGCATTTGGTCAGGACCCCTGGCATAAGGAAGGTCATGGAAATGGAGAATGGATTCTGATTGACTTTGTAGATGTCGTTGTGCATATCTTCAAAACAGAAAAAAGAAGCCATTATGGCATAGAAGATTTATGGGGAGATGCCGATGTCAAGACTTATCAAAGTGCTTAA
- a CDS encoding TPM domain-containing protein, translating into MTHILIDNMSKIKKAYLRSMFLFSLFFMLLLRAGAQDFPATPNRLVNDYTSTLNSTQVQELERKLLAFEDSTSIQIAVVVMNTTGDYDIADYAVRLAQKWGVGNKKYNNGILLLVALGDRAVTIQTGYGIEGTVPDAIAYRIIENEIKPAFRQRDYYTGIDRATSALISYTKGEYKSDPSDRTQGQPSGGGILKIIIFVVIVIIVLVARKGGGGGGNGGGRVIGGRGANDLIWWTLLNGMLGGGGGRGGSSGGDFGGGGGGFGGFGGGGFGGGGASGRW; encoded by the coding sequence ATGACCCATATACTTATAGATAATATGTCTAAAATCAAAAAAGCATATTTAAGATCGATGTTCTTGTTTTCGCTCTTCTTTATGCTGTTGCTAAGAGCAGGAGCTCAGGATTTTCCTGCTACCCCGAATCGCCTGGTTAACGATTATACAAGCACATTAAATAGCACACAAGTGCAGGAGCTTGAGCGTAAGTTGCTGGCTTTTGAGGATTCTACTTCCATACAGATTGCTGTAGTGGTGATGAATACAACCGGTGATTACGACATTGCGGATTACGCTGTCAGACTAGCGCAGAAATGGGGAGTGGGTAATAAGAAGTATAATAATGGAATTTTGCTGTTAGTTGCTTTGGGCGACAGGGCTGTAACTATACAGACCGGATACGGTATAGAAGGTACAGTACCTGATGCTATAGCTTATAGAATCATAGAAAATGAAATCAAACCCGCATTCCGGCAAAGAGATTACTATACAGGAATAGATCGGGCAACAAGTGCATTGATTTCTTATACAAAAGGTGAGTATAAGAGCGATCCATCTGACAGGACTCAGGGACAGCCTTCAGGAGGAGGCATATTAAAGATTATTATTTTTGTAGTCATCGTCATTATTGTGCTGGTTGCCCGAAAAGGTGGCGGTGGTGGCGGTAATGGCGGCGGCCGTGTAATAGGTGGTCGCGGAGCTAATGATCTGATATGGTGGACACTGTTGAACGGAATGTTAGGCGGTGGCGGCGGCCGTGGCGGTTCTTCCGGTGGTGACTTCGGCGGCGGTGGTGGCGGATTTGGAGGTTTCGGAGGAGGTGGCTTCGGCGGTGGCGGAGCAAGCGGAAGATGGTAA
- the pfkA gene encoding 6-phosphofructokinase: MSKIKNIAVLTSGGDAPGMNAAIRAVVRTGIYYNLNVFGIRRGYDGMVSGDIISMDAKSVANIIQRGGTILKTARSDEFRTIEGRQKAYENLRKHEIDALVVIGGDGTFTGASKFIEEFDFPVMGLPGTIDNDLLGTDFTIGYDTAINTVVDAVDKIRDTAESHDRLFVIEVMGRDSGLIALRSGISTGAEAVLIPEIKVDYDAIMTRLDKTRKNKASRIIIVAEGDQEGGMVVADKIKESFPSYDVRLSILGHIQRGGSPTCMDRVLASRVGVGAVEGLIEGRRGEMVGLIHGEVKYTPFSKAIKHIDKIDDNLTRIVEILSL; this comes from the coding sequence ATGAGTAAGATCAAGAATATTGCCGTATTAACATCAGGAGGAGACGCTCCCGGAATGAACGCTGCTATCCGTGCAGTTGTCCGTACAGGTATCTATTATAATTTAAATGTTTTTGGTATCCGCAGAGGATATGATGGAATGGTAAGTGGAGATATTATCAGTATGGATGCCAAATCCGTAGCTAATATTATCCAAAGAGGAGGAACCATACTTAAAACGGCCAGAAGTGATGAGTTTCGCACAATAGAAGGCCGTCAGAAAGCCTATGAAAACTTAAGAAAGCACGAAATCGATGCATTAGTCGTGATTGGCGGAGACGGGACTTTCACCGGTGCGTCCAAGTTTATTGAAGAGTTTGATTTTCCGGTAATGGGTTTACCGGGTACTATCGATAATGATTTATTAGGAACTGATTTTACAATTGGCTACGATACAGCGATCAATACTGTTGTAGATGCTGTGGATAAAATCAGAGACACTGCAGAATCACACGATCGCCTCTTTGTAATCGAAGTAATGGGTCGTGACTCGGGCTTAATAGCTCTTCGCTCGGGAATAAGCACAGGTGCTGAAGCCGTATTAATTCCGGAAATCAAAGTGGATTATGATGCCATTATGACGCGTCTGGATAAGACACGTAAGAATAAAGCTTCCCGCATTATCATTGTTGCAGAGGGAGATCAGGAGGGTGGAATGGTTGTAGCGGATAAGATCAAGGAGAGTTTTCCTTCTTATGATGTGCGACTTTCGATATTAGGTCACATACAACGCGGCGGATCTCCGACCTGTATGGATCGTGTATTGGCGAGTCGTGTAGGTGTGGGAGCTGTCGAAGGCCTGATCGAAGGCAGAAGAGGTGAAATGGTGGGATTAATCCACGGAGAGGTCAAATATACCCCGTTCAGCAAAGCAATCAAGCATATCGATAAAATTGATGACAATCTGACAAGAATTGTCGAAATTCTATCCCTATAA
- a CDS encoding biotin--[acetyl-CoA-carboxylase] ligase, whose amino-acid sequence MASTNDYLREQLSNFKPFAEGSAIMATEQFQGKGQRGNIWRSEPGKNLTLSILLYPSFLAISKQFFLNVAISLGIAKWLQTQTNAQITVKWPNDIMANQQKICGILIENQIKKDSISSSIIGMGININQTDFPSEISHKVCSLKKLLQKPDDICIESLLPELFYYLETQYDRLKAGDGTELLKDYNSILMWRGEKHNFLIDNVTVEGTITEVDKEGQLWVDFGKKLISFNLKEIAYQL is encoded by the coding sequence GTGGCTTCTACAAATGATTATTTAAGAGAACAACTGTCAAATTTCAAGCCATTTGCGGAGGGTTCTGCCATTATGGCAACAGAACAATTCCAGGGAAAAGGCCAAAGGGGTAATATCTGGCGATCAGAACCCGGCAAAAACCTCACCTTAAGCATCTTACTTTATCCTTCTTTTTTAGCGATATCCAAACAATTTTTTTTAAATGTGGCCATAAGTCTGGGTATTGCAAAATGGCTACAAACGCAAACAAATGCACAAATAACTGTAAAGTGGCCAAATGACATCATGGCCAATCAACAGAAAATCTGCGGAATTCTTATCGAAAATCAAATTAAAAAAGATTCTATTTCGAGCAGTATTATAGGAATGGGTATAAATATTAATCAAACTGATTTTCCCAGCGAAATCAGTCATAAAGTCTGTTCTTTAAAAAAATTGCTGCAAAAACCGGACGACATCTGCATAGAAAGCCTTTTGCCTGAGCTTTTCTATTATTTAGAAACACAGTATGACCGGCTAAAGGCCGGAGATGGGACAGAATTATTGAAGGACTATAACTCGATCCTTATGTGGCGCGGCGAAAAACATAATTTCCTTATTGATAATGTAACAGTCGAAGGCACTATTACAGAGGTGGACAAGGAAGGTCAGCTATGGGTTGATTTCGGAAAAAAGCTCATCTCTTTTAATTTAAAAGAGATCGCGTACCAGCTATAG
- a CDS encoding protein-disulfide reductase DsbD family protein, which translates to MKKLHFLLLTLFLTFSTASFALNVQDSSSTDSAVLTEIPSDLEFSDGQDEVSSTDTITTDTTGVKQVAQTNTTDNNQEKSLWTIFIAGLVGGFLAFLMPCIFPMVPLTVSFFTKKAGSRAKAVQQALLYGFFIIVIYVALGMLVTITFGSDALNALSTNGFFNFFFFILLVVFAASFFGAFEITLPSSFVNKIDSKSDKGGLIGLFFMAFSLAVVSFSCTGPIIGTLLVDAASKGDRLGPAIGMLGFSVALAIPFALFALFPSLLKSMPKSGGWLNSVKVVLGFLELALALKFLSNVDLAYHWNWLDREVFLSLWIVIFGLMGLYLIGKIKFSHDSDLAYMSVPRTLLAIIVFSFVVYMVPGLWGAPLKSISAFLPPSATQDFDLSAGVAAGPSAHDGKVKKYAEIFHERGTPKGFDPYYDYDQALQTAKEVNKPVMIDFTGWNCVNCRQMEANVWTDPRVAKLLKEQFVMAELFVDDKTELTPEEQYVSKFSGKKIRTIGNKNSDFQASAFNSNSQPLYVIVDTEGNVLVPPSGADYNIDSYIKFLQSGLDAFNAKK; encoded by the coding sequence ATGAAAAAACTTCATTTTCTTTTACTTACGTTATTTCTGACATTTTCTACAGCTTCGTTTGCGTTGAATGTACAGGATAGCAGCTCCACTGACAGCGCCGTACTCACGGAGATCCCTTCAGATCTGGAGTTTTCGGATGGTCAGGATGAAGTATCTTCTACAGATACGATTACCACAGATACAACTGGCGTAAAGCAGGTCGCACAGACTAATACAACAGACAATAATCAGGAAAAATCTCTTTGGACCATTTTTATTGCCGGATTGGTAGGTGGATTTCTGGCTTTTCTGATGCCTTGTATCTTTCCTATGGTTCCGCTAACGGTGAGTTTTTTCACGAAGAAAGCCGGCAGCAGAGCGAAAGCTGTACAGCAGGCATTGTTGTATGGATTCTTTATTATTGTTATCTATGTGGCGTTAGGGATGCTGGTCACCATTACCTTTGGTTCTGATGCACTGAATGCCCTATCGACAAACGGATTCTTTAATTTCTTCTTTTTTATCTTGCTGGTTGTTTTTGCTGCTTCCTTTTTCGGAGCATTTGAAATTACGCTGCCAAGCTCATTTGTCAACAAGATCGACTCCAAATCTGATAAAGGAGGTCTTATAGGATTATTTTTCATGGCCTTTAGTCTTGCGGTCGTGTCCTTCTCCTGTACAGGTCCTATTATCGGAACATTACTTGTCGATGCCGCTTCCAAAGGAGATCGTTTGGGGCCGGCGATTGGTATGCTGGGATTTTCGGTTGCACTGGCCATCCCTTTTGCATTGTTTGCCTTATTCCCGTCTCTGCTAAAGTCAATGCCAAAATCAGGCGGATGGCTTAACAGTGTCAAAGTGGTTCTGGGATTTTTGGAGCTTGCATTAGCATTAAAATTTCTTTCCAACGTAGATCTGGCCTACCACTGGAACTGGCTTGACCGCGAAGTATTTCTTTCCTTGTGGATCGTGATCTTCGGACTTATGGGACTGTATTTAATAGGTAAGATCAAATTCTCGCATGACAGTGACTTAGCATATATGTCTGTGCCGCGCACACTTTTAGCCATAATTGTATTTTCTTTTGTTGTCTACATGGTTCCGGGGTTGTGGGGAGCACCGCTGAAATCTATTTCGGCTTTCCTTCCTCCTTCCGCAACACAGGATTTTGATCTTAGTGCAGGTGTGGCTGCAGGACCTTCGGCACATGACGGCAAAGTAAAGAAATATGCGGAAATCTTCCATGAGCGTGGTACACCAAAAGGTTTTGATCCGTACTACGATTATGATCAGGCGCTGCAGACCGCTAAGGAAGTGAACAAACCGGTAATGATCGACTTTACAGGATGGAACTGTGTCAATTGCAGACAGATGGAAGCCAATGTCTGGACAGATCCGAGAGTTGCCAAGTTGTTAAAAGAACAATTCGTAATGGCAGAATTATTTGTAGACGACAAGACCGAACTGACTCCTGAAGAACAATATGTTTCTAAATTCAGCGGTAAAAAGATTCGTACTATAGGAAATAAAAACAGTGACTTTCAGGCCTCTGCATTCAATAGTAATTCACAACCGCTATATGTTATTGTAGATACGGAAGGTAATGTATTGGTGCCACCAAGCGGGGCGGATTACAATATTGACAGCTATATCAAATTTTTACAAAGCGGTTTAGATGCTTTTAATGCCAAAAAATAA
- a CDS encoding protein-disulfide reductase DsbD domain-containing protein has translation MKMKKLSLLIVAILFTVVSTHAQILNPVKWSVATKKTSNTEAIVYIKATIDKGWHIYSQNVGEGGPVATSFSFTPSKDFTLAGKTAEPTPKSKYEDAFKMNVKFFEKEVIFAQKVKLKKGQTAVKGKVEFMVCDDSRCLPPDEYAFTAQIK, from the coding sequence ATGAAAATGAAAAAATTAAGTTTATTAATCGTTGCTATATTATTTACGGTAGTGAGTACACATGCACAGATTCTGAATCCTGTTAAATGGTCCGTTGCGACTAAAAAGACCAGCAATACAGAAGCCATTGTGTATATAAAAGCTACTATTGACAAAGGATGGCACATTTATTCTCAAAATGTTGGTGAAGGCGGTCCGGTAGCGACTTCTTTTAGCTTTACTCCCTCTAAAGACTTTACATTAGCCGGCAAAACAGCGGAACCTACTCCAAAATCAAAATATGAGGATGCCTTTAAAATGAACGTAAAATTCTTTGAGAAAGAAGTCATTTTTGCACAAAAAGTCAAACTTAAAAAAGGACAGACTGCAGTAAAGGGTAAAGTAGAATTCATGGTGTGTGATGATTCCCGTTGTCTTCCACCGGACGAATATGCTTTTACTGCGCAGATTAAGTAA
- a CDS encoding TlpA disulfide reductase family protein, which translates to MKKSIFLGLSLIPALVFAQEDFTVHGKLANVGDKAKAYIQYRDNGQAFLDSTAVVKGEFKFHGTVTEPVQAFVVLSPEGLDPQSIPQPDLTAVYLSKGVVKIEGDKILKDAKISGNQINDNLVAYKQVIKPFEEQFAALNNEYMAATAEQKNDQEFVGALQEKAQAIFEKQQVVNDEYVKANPNSFISLSLLEEKLDPESVSEFVEPQFKALSAELKNSKKGKALEQKIADLKKLAVGSVAPDFTLPDTTGKPLALSSLRGKYVLVDFWASWCGPCRHENPNVVAAFNQFKDKNFTVLGVSLDQEGKKDAWVNAINADNLQAWPHVSDLKGWGSAVVELYSIRGIPQNFLLDPQGKIVASNLRGEALVAKLSEILK; encoded by the coding sequence ATGAAGAAATCGATTTTTTTAGGACTTAGCCTTATTCCTGCGCTGGTATTTGCGCAAGAGGACTTTACGGTTCATGGTAAGCTTGCCAATGTCGGAGATAAAGCTAAGGCATATATCCAATATAGAGATAACGGTCAGGCCTTTCTTGACTCTACAGCAGTAGTAAAAGGAGAATTTAAGTTTCATGGTACCGTTACAGAGCCGGTTCAGGCATTTGTAGTTCTTTCTCCTGAAGGTCTGGATCCTCAGTCTATTCCTCAACCGGATCTCACGGCTGTATACCTTTCAAAAGGAGTGGTGAAGATCGAAGGAGATAAAATACTGAAGGATGCAAAAATAAGTGGTAATCAGATCAATGATAACCTTGTTGCTTATAAGCAGGTAATCAAACCTTTTGAGGAACAGTTTGCAGCCTTGAATAATGAATACATGGCAGCTACTGCAGAGCAGAAAAATGATCAGGAGTTTGTAGGAGCTCTTCAGGAAAAGGCACAGGCTATCTTTGAAAAACAACAGGTAGTAAATGATGAATATGTAAAAGCAAATCCTAACAGCTTTATTTCATTAAGTCTCCTGGAAGAAAAGCTTGATCCGGAGTCCGTAAGCGAATTTGTAGAGCCTCAGTTCAAAGCTTTATCTGCAGAATTGAAAAACAGTAAAAAAGGAAAAGCGCTGGAACAGAAAATCGCTGATCTGAAGAAATTAGCTGTTGGATCTGTAGCGCCGGATTTTACGCTTCCTGATACCACAGGCAAACCTTTGGCACTTTCTTCATTGAGAGGCAAATATGTGTTGGTAGATTTCTGGGCAAGCTGGTGCGGGCCCTGCAGACATGAAAACCCGAATGTAGTAGCAGCATTTAATCAGTTTAAGGACAAAAATTTCACAGTACTTGGCGTTTCATTGGATCAGGAAGGAAAAAAAGATGCATGGGTAAATGCTATTAATGCAGATAACCTGCAGGCCTGGCCACATGTTTCAGACCTAAAAGGATGGGGATCGGCGGTTGTAGAACTGTATTCAATCCGAGGAATTCCTCAGAATTTTTTACTTGATCCGCAGGGAAAAATTGTGGCCTCCAATCTAAGAGGAGAAGCTCTAGTAGCTAAGCTTTCTGAGATTTTGAAATAA
- a CDS encoding TPM domain-containing protein produces the protein MQILNSEEQEKIAHAISLAENMTSGEIRIVMERMCKDKDPIKRAVSYFGKLEMHNTVQRNGVLIYMAADDHVFAIIGDAGINERVEGDFWESTKELMAESFRKGELANGLIVGVHSVAKKLQHFYPRRSDDINELPNEVYFGDN, from the coding sequence ATGCAGATATTAAATAGCGAAGAACAGGAAAAGATCGCTCATGCGATAAGTCTGGCTGAAAATATGACCTCCGGGGAGATTCGCATCGTTATGGAACGTATGTGTAAAGACAAGGATCCTATAAAAAGAGCAGTGTCCTATTTCGGGAAACTGGAGATGCATAATACTGTTCAGCGAAATGGTGTTCTCATCTATATGGCTGCGGACGATCATGTCTTTGCCATAATCGGTGATGCAGGTATCAATGAGCGGGTAGAAGGGGATTTCTGGGAATCTACGAAAGAATTGATGGCAGAATCTTTTAGAAAAGGAGAACTTGCCAATGGTTTGATTGTCGGTGTACACAGTGTAGCGAAGAAACTTCAACATTTTTACCCCCGTCGTTCAGATGATATCAATGAATTGCCGAATGAAGTTTACTTTGGTGATAACTAA
- a CDS encoding LemA family protein → MKRLLVAIVGLFTALSFSSCGYNTMVSKDENVKAKWAQVENAYQRRADLIPNLVNTVKGAAKHEEGTLTAVVEARAKATSVTVDPSNLTEESIANYQQTQDALSQSIGRLLVSVEAYPDLKANQNFLELQAQLEGTENRISVERRAFNEAVQDYNTTVRSFPNNIMAGIFGFKSKGTFKAAEGSDKAPQVSF, encoded by the coding sequence ATGAAAAGATTATTAGTAGCAATTGTGGGCTTATTCACAGCATTATCATTCAGTTCCTGCGGTTACAATACAATGGTTTCCAAAGATGAGAATGTAAAAGCAAAATGGGCTCAGGTCGAAAATGCATACCAGCGTCGTGCAGATTTGATCCCTAATTTGGTTAATACCGTTAAAGGTGCCGCAAAACATGAGGAGGGAACCTTGACTGCGGTTGTAGAGGCTCGCGCCAAAGCAACATCTGTTACAGTCGATCCTTCAAATCTTACGGAAGAATCTATCGCTAACTACCAACAGACTCAGGATGCACTTTCTCAGTCTATCGGACGATTGTTAGTAAGTGTAGAGGCCTATCCTGACCTGAAAGCTAATCAAAACTTTCTGGAACTTCAGGCGCAGCTTGAAGGAACGGAAAATCGTATTTCAGTAGAAAGAAGAGCTTTCAATGAAGCGGTTCAGGATTACAATACGACGGTAAGAAGTTTTCCGAATAATATTATGGCGGGAATCTTTGGATTTAAATCAAAAGGAACATTTAAAGCTGCCGAGGGATCTGATAAAGCTCCTCAGGTATCATTTTAG
- the ftsH gene encoding ATP-dependent zinc metalloprotease FtsH has protein sequence MNKIPSKKVTPMPPKFNMMWLWIAMILGFFGLQYFLNGETAKQTTYSEFESKMLNTGDVEKLVAYKKNDLVQVEVYIKPNKLKEDSKYKDVAPTPNALKLGNSPGPQYVFTDGSFEALEKKLETSQANVDPAQRIRVVPEDRSNPWTGWFVTFMLPLLIIVVIWLFLMRRMNGGAGGAGGAIFNIGKSKAQLFDKESQVNITFNDVAGLEEAKQEVMEIVDFLKNPKKYTNLGGKIPKGALLVGPPGTGKTLLAKAVAGEAQVPFFSLSGSDFVEMFVGVGASRVRDLFKQAKEKAPCIIFIDEIDAIGRARGKNSIMGGNDERENTLNQLLVEMDGFGTNLGVIILAATNRIDVLDTALLRPGRFDRQISIDKPDLIGREQIFNVHLKPLKLSASVDAKKLSAQTPGFAGAEIANVCNEAALIAARKDKKEIDMQDFQDAIDRVIGGLEKKNKIISPEEKKIVAYHEAGHAIAGWFLEHADPLVKVSIVPRGVAALGYAQYLPKEQFLYTTEQLLDSMCMTMGGRVAEDITFGRISTGAQNDLERITKLAYAMTAVYGMNHKVGNISFRDSSGESQFQKPYSDQTAELIDEEVRTLISAVYERTRELLLANQEGLIKIAEKLLEKEILFQSDLEEILGKRPFVNRTTYDEFVNGKSSGVPQTQLPIPPIPEESAEGIADQKNQDSPNS, from the coding sequence ATGAATAAAATACCCAGTAAAAAAGTAACACCCATGCCACCGAAATTCAATATGATGTGGTTGTGGATCGCTATGATTTTGGGATTTTTTGGATTGCAGTATTTTTTAAACGGAGAGACAGCAAAGCAAACTACCTATAGCGAGTTCGAGTCGAAGATGCTCAATACGGGAGACGTGGAGAAACTCGTTGCCTATAAGAAAAATGATTTAGTTCAGGTCGAAGTATATATTAAACCCAACAAACTAAAAGAAGATAGTAAGTATAAAGATGTTGCACCAACGCCGAATGCCCTCAAACTAGGAAATTCACCTGGACCTCAATATGTTTTTACAGATGGTTCTTTTGAAGCTTTAGAGAAGAAACTGGAAACTTCTCAGGCTAATGTTGATCCGGCGCAGCGCATCCGCGTTGTCCCTGAAGATCGTTCCAACCCGTGGACAGGCTGGTTCGTCACTTTTATGCTTCCTTTGCTTATTATTGTTGTGATCTGGTTGTTCCTGATGCGCAGAATGAATGGCGGAGCAGGTGGTGCCGGCGGTGCAATTTTTAACATTGGTAAATCTAAAGCGCAATTATTCGATAAAGAGTCTCAGGTTAATATTACCTTTAATGATGTTGCCGGATTGGAAGAAGCCAAACAGGAAGTGATGGAAATTGTAGATTTCCTTAAAAATCCGAAGAAATATACGAATTTGGGTGGTAAAATTCCTAAAGGAGCTCTTTTAGTAGGCCCTCCGGGTACAGGTAAGACCTTGCTGGCTAAAGCTGTAGCTGGTGAAGCACAGGTTCCTTTCTTCTCGCTTTCGGGATCCGATTTTGTGGAGATGTTTGTAGGTGTGGGTGCTTCTCGTGTCCGTGACCTCTTCAAACAAGCGAAAGAAAAAGCTCCTTGTATTATTTTTATTGATGAGATCGATGCTATTGGCCGTGCCCGCGGAAAAAATTCCATCATGGGTGGTAATGATGAACGGGAGAATACGCTGAATCAGCTTTTAGTCGAGATGGATGGTTTCGGAACAAATCTGGGCGTTATTATTCTGGCTGCAACAAACCGTATAGATGTCTTAGATACAGCGTTGTTACGTCCGGGACGTTTTGACCGTCAGATCTCAATTGATAAACCGGATTTGATTGGCAGAGAACAGATTTTCAATGTTCACCTGAAGCCATTGAAACTTTCCGCTTCAGTTGACGCGAAAAAATTATCTGCACAGACACCGGGATTTGCCGGAGCCGAAATTGCAAATGTATGTAATGAAGCAGCTTTGATTGCGGCCCGTAAGGATAAGAAAGAAATCGATATGCAGGACTTCCAGGATGCGATAGATCGTGTCATCGGAGGGCTTGAAAAGAAAAATAAAATTATCTCTCCTGAAGAGAAGAAAATTGTTGCTTATCACGAAGCCGGACATGCTATTGCGGGTTGGTTTTTGGAGCATGCGGATCCTTTGGTAAAGGTTTCTATTGTTCCACGTGGAGTAGCTGCATTGGGATATGCGCAGTACCTGCCAAAAGAACAATTTCTCTATACTACAGAGCAATTGCTGGATAGTATGTGTATGACTATGGGTGGACGTGTAGCCGAAGACATTACATTTGGCCGTATTTCTACCGGAGCGCAAAATGACCTGGAACGTATTACAAAACTGGCGTATGCTATGACTGCTGTTTATGGTATGAACCATAAAGTTGGTAATATATCTTTCAGAGACAGTTCCGGAGAATCTCAATTCCAGAAACCTTATTCTGATCAGACAGCAGAACTTATCGATGAAGAAGTAAGAACATTGATTTCTGCGGTGTATGAGCGGACAAGAGAGTTGCTGTTAGCCAATCAGGAAGGATTGATCAAGATTGCGGAGAAGCTTCTTGAGAAAGAA
- a CDS encoding NAD(P)/FAD-dependent oxidoreductase: MQKEIELAIAPEYIQDEAYILDKGIKELRLPAGRIKGFKIRKRSIDARGRNVVFRIRVIFFIDEEPVSNIFHPTLTTVKDAKPVIIIGAGPAGLFAAYRCIERGLKPIVIERGKPVRERRRDLAKITREGAVNPESNYCFGEGGAGTYSDGKLYTRSDKRGDVQNVLQIFVNHGATSDILVDARPHIGTNKLPHIIEAMRDTILEYGGEFIFDQRVNDINESFGNVRGVTLANGSQLKAEHVILATGHSARDIFELFRQKNWLVEAKAFALGVRIEHPQEIIDQAQYHCSTRHENLPPAYYSLVEQVDNRGVFSFCMCPGGIIAPCATDENEIVVNGWSPSRRNNPHANSGTVTQINLEDVPNAATDPFALLDFQRQIEQQAFRLGGGNLVAPAQRMVDFVEKRVSTDLPSNSYKPGTGSVDLDEVLPDFVFKALRGALPVFGKKMKGYYTNEAILVGVESRTSSPVRIPRDKETLQHPQIKGLYPCGEGAGYAGGIVSAAIDGINCVNAISLL; encoded by the coding sequence ATGCAAAAAGAAATAGAATTAGCCATTGCTCCTGAATATATACAGGATGAGGCTTATATCCTTGATAAAGGAATTAAAGAACTGCGCCTGCCGGCAGGCCGTATCAAAGGATTCAAAATAAGAAAACGCTCTATCGATGCCAGAGGAAGAAATGTTGTCTTTCGCATCAGAGTAATCTTTTTTATTGACGAAGAGCCTGTTAGCAATATTTTTCATCCGACCCTTACTACTGTTAAAGACGCCAAACCTGTCATCATCATAGGTGCTGGTCCTGCAGGTTTATTTGCCGCATACAGATGTATTGAACGAGGTCTCAAACCTATTGTTATCGAGCGCGGTAAGCCTGTCCGCGAACGCCGCCGCGACTTAGCTAAGATTACACGTGAAGGGGCTGTCAATCCGGAATCCAATTATTGCTTTGGTGAAGGAGGAGCCGGCACATATTCCGACGGGAAGCTCTATACGCGGTCTGACAAACGTGGTGATGTGCAAAATGTATTGCAGATTTTTGTCAATCACGGGGCGACATCAGATATTCTGGTAGACGCACGCCCGCATATCGGTACAAATAAGCTACCGCATATTATTGAAGCGATGCGGGACACCATTCTCGAATATGGCGGAGAATTTATCTTTGACCAGCGTGTCAATGATATCAACGAATCCTTTGGCAACGTAAGGGGTGTCACACTGGCAAACGGATCGCAACTCAAAGCTGAACATGTGATTCTGGCAACAGGACATTCTGCCCGGGATATTTTCGAGCTGTTCCGTCAAAAGAACTGGTTAGTAGAAGCAAAAGCTTTTGCGCTGGGTGTACGCATCGAACATCCGCAGGAGATTATTGATCAGGCACAGTACCATTGCAGCACACGTCATGAAAATCTCCCCCCTGCTTATTACAGTCTGGTAGAACAAGTGGATAACCGCGGTGTATTTTCGTTCTGTATGTGTCCCGGTGGTATAATTGCTCCCTGCGCCACGGATGAAAATGAAATCGTTGTAAACGGATGGTCTCCTTCCAGACGCAATAATCCACATGCAAATTCAGGCACAGTTACACAGATTAATCTGGAAGACGTACCCAATGCTGCCACTGATCCTTTTGCTTTATTGGATTTCCAACGTCAGATCGAACAACAGGCATTCCGCTTAGGCGGAGGTAATCTTGTTGCGCCGGCTCAGCGTATGGTCGACTTTGTTGAGAAGAGAGTTTCTACAGATCTGCCCTCAAATTCATACAAGCCTGGCACTGGAAGTGTAGATCTGGATGAAGTACTTCCTGATTTCGTGTTTAAGGCTTTGCGGGGAGCATTACCTGTATTTGGCAAAAAGATGAAAGGATATTACACAAATGAGGCAATATTGGTAGGTGTCGAGTCCCGGACTTCATCTCCCGTACGTATTCCCAGAGATAAGGAAACCTTACAGCATCCGCAGATAAAAGGCCTTTATCCCTGTGGTGAAGGAGCTGGATATGCCGGTGGTATTGTTTCTGCTGCTATAGACGGGATTAACTGCGTGAATGCCATATCATTACTATAA